One Dioscorea cayenensis subsp. rotundata cultivar TDr96_F1 chromosome 17, TDr96_F1_v2_PseudoChromosome.rev07_lg8_w22 25.fasta, whole genome shotgun sequence DNA window includes the following coding sequences:
- the LOC120280112 gene encoding LOW QUALITY PROTEIN: cytochrome P450 734A6-like (The sequence of the model RefSeq protein was modified relative to this genomic sequence to represent the inferred CDS: deleted 1 base in 1 codon), which yields MGEEELKWVMVVVVVFVVGLSLVMGMKMVELLWWRPRRLEEHFSKQGIRGPPYRFFLGNVKEMVGFMLEASSKPMIPHNSHNVLPRVLSFYHHWKKIYGSTFLLWFGPTPRLTVSDPDLIREILVSRSDAFDRYESHPLVRQLEGDGLVSLRGEKWAHHRKVLTPTFHMDNLKLLIPYIGKTVLKMLEDKMKVAKASSSLSSEEEEIEEIEIDVSEWFHTVTEDTITRTAFGQSYDDGRAVCHLQAQQMTFAAEAFRKVLIPGYRFLPTKRNASSWRLDKEIKKNLVGLIKKRKESSLEEEEMRRRRRKKDDDDDDDDDDGQHEYCKDLLGQMIKASTPANEIVEECKTFFFAGKQTTSNLLTWTTVLLAMHPEWQELARHEVLRFCGSRDIPTSRDHLAKLKTLGMIINETLRLYPPAVATIRKAKVDVELRGYKIPQGTEILIPIMAVHHDVKIWGPDAAEFNPARFMDRARSPTGFIPFGVGPRMCIGKKLGAFGGKANHRYPAPAVQV from the exons ATGGGAGAAGAGGAGTTGAAGTGGgtaatggttgttgttgttgtttttgttgtgggTTTGAGTTTGGTGATGGGAATGAAGATGGTGGAGTTGTTATGGTGGAGACCAAGGAGATTGGAAGAACACTTCTCAAAGCAAGGTATTAGAGGTCCTCCATACCGTTTCTTTCTAGGCAATGTGAAGGAGATGGTTGGTTTCATGTTGGAGGCTTCTTCTAAGCCAATGATTCCACACAACTCACACAACGTCCTTCCAAGAGTTCTCTCCTTCTATCATCACTGGAAAAAGATCTATG gctccacattcctcctctggTTCGGTCCCACTCCACGTCTCACCGTCTCCGACCCAGACCTCATCCGTGAGATCCTCGTCTCCCGCTCCGACGCCTTCGACCGCTACGAGTCCCATCCTCTCGTTCGCCAGCTCGAAGGTGACGGCCTCGTCAGTCTCCGCGGCGAGAAATGGGCTCATCACCGCAAAGTCCTCACACCCACTTTCCACATGGACAACCTCAAG TTGTTGATCCCGTACATTGGAAAGACAGTGCTGAAGATGTTAGAAGACAAGATGAAGGTGGCAAaggcatcatcatcattatcatcagaagaagaagaaatagaagaaatagAGATAGATGTCTCTGAATGGTTTCATACTGTCACTGAAGACACCATCACTCGAACAGCTTTCGGCCAAAGCTACGATGATGGCCGTGCCGTTTGCCATCTCCAAGCTCAACAAATGACCTTCGCCGCCGAGGCCTTCCGCAAAGTCCTCATCCCTGGTTACAG GTTTCTGCCAACGAAGAGGAATGCAAGTTCATGGAGATTAGATAAAGAGATAAAGAAGAATTTGGTTGGgttaataaagaaaagaaaagagagcagtttggaagaagaagagatgaggaggaggaggaggaagaaggatgatgatgatgatgatgatgatgatgatgggcaGCATGAATACTGTAAAGATTTGTTAGGACAAATGATAAAGGCGAGCACGCCGGCGAATGAGATCGTGGAGGAGTGCAAGACTTTCTTCTTCGCGGGTAAGCAGACCACATCCAACCTGCTGACGTGGACTACCGTGCTCCTCGCCATGCAC CCTGAGTGGCAAGAACTCGCCCGCCACGAGGTCCTCCGCTTCTGCGGCTCACGTGACATCCCTACTTCCCGCGACCATCTCGCTAAACTCAAGACG cTGGGGATGATAATAAACGAGACGTTGAGGTTGTATCCACCGGCGGTGGCAACGATAAGGAAAGCGAAGGTGGATGTGGAGCTCCGAGGGTACAAGATACCGCAGGGGACGGAGATCTTGATCCCGATAATGGCCGTCCATCATGACGTTAAGATTTGGGGACCGGATGCGGCGGAGTTCAACCCGGCCCGATTCATGGATAGGGCCCGAAGCCCAACGGGCTTCATTCCGTTTGGGGTTGGACCACGCATGTGTATTGGCAAAAAGCTTGGCGCTTTTGGAGGCAAAGCTAACCATCGCTATCCTGCTCCAGCGGTTCAGGTTTAG